The following are encoded in a window of Ogataea parapolymorpha DL-1 chromosome VII, whole genome shotgun sequence genomic DNA:
- a CDS encoding Small subunit of the clathrin-associated adaptor complex AP-1, whose product MAVKYLILLSKQGKVRLSKWYIAVSQKEKQRIIRELTAIIPLRKPKMCNVLEHKDSKLVYRRYASLFFIACVENDDNELITLDLIQRYVEIMDKAYGSVCELDIIFNFQVAYHVIDELVIDGVIQESSASEVLKRVNQQDQQELDEFMDATYA is encoded by the coding sequence ATGGCCGTTAAATACCTTATTCTGCTGTCCAAGCAGGGCAAAGTCAGACTCTCAAAATGGTACATTGCTGTCAGCCAGAAGGAGAAACAACGGATCATAAGGGAATTGACCGCCATCATCCCGTTGCGCAAACCAAAGATGTGCAACGTGCTCGAACACAAGGACTCGAAACTTGTATACCGCAGATACGCCAGTCTGTTTTTCATCGCGTGCgtcgagaacgacgacaacgaACTCATTACGCTCGACCTCATCCAGCGCTACGTCGAAATCATGGACAAGGCATACGGCAGCGTGTGCGAGCTCGACATCATCTTCAACTTCCAGGTGGCGTATCACgtgatcgacgagctcgtGATCGACGGCGTGATACAGGAGAGCAGCGCGTCGGAGGTGCTGAAGCGGGTGAACCAGCAGGACCAGCAGGAACTGGACGAGTTTATGGACGCCACGTACGCATAG